Proteins encoded within one genomic window of Actinoplanes octamycinicus:
- a CDS encoding molybdopterin-dependent oxidoreductase, with protein MVRHPATRLRRALTWLGEPWPAPPDRLRRGPLRPDAFRSPLRSTRLTAQLGIALGLAFGVCFGTGLLSHLIQHPPGWFWWPSRPAGLYRVTQGVHVATGLATVPLLGAKLWSVYPRLFAWPPLRSPAHAAERLSVLVLVGAALFQVVGGVFNVARWYAPMPFFFTTAHYRVAWVAAGALLIHIGVQLPAIRHAPDGPGRRRVLLAVAAAAGLVTLSTIGQTVRPLAPVSLLAPRRPGDGPQGVPVNKTAAGAGVRDAALDPGYRLTVAAPGRTVELSLADLAALPQHTTVLAVACVEGWSSTGTWTGVRLRDLVALVGADPAACIVQVESLQAGGRYRSSEVATPHLTDERTLVALRLGGEPLALDHGYPARLIAPNRPGVLQTKWLSRITVRGA; from the coding sequence ATGGTTCGCCACCCTGCGACCCGGCTCCGACGGGCCCTGACCTGGCTCGGCGAGCCGTGGCCGGCACCACCGGACCGGCTCCGGCGGGGGCCGCTGCGCCCGGACGCCTTCCGGTCGCCGCTTCGCTCCACCCGGCTCACCGCCCAGCTCGGCATCGCGCTCGGGCTCGCCTTCGGCGTCTGCTTCGGCACCGGGCTGCTCAGCCACCTGATCCAGCACCCGCCCGGCTGGTTCTGGTGGCCGTCCCGCCCGGCCGGCCTCTACCGGGTCACCCAGGGCGTGCACGTGGCGACCGGCCTGGCGACCGTGCCGCTGCTCGGCGCCAAGCTGTGGTCGGTCTATCCGCGGCTGTTCGCCTGGCCGCCGCTGCGGAGCCCGGCGCACGCCGCCGAGCGCCTGTCGGTCCTGGTGCTGGTCGGCGCGGCGCTGTTCCAGGTGGTCGGCGGCGTGTTCAACGTCGCCCGGTGGTACGCGCCGATGCCGTTCTTCTTCACCACCGCGCACTACCGGGTGGCCTGGGTGGCGGCCGGCGCGCTGCTGATCCACATCGGTGTCCAGCTGCCCGCGATCCGGCACGCCCCGGACGGTCCCGGCCGCCGCCGGGTGCTGCTCGCGGTGGCAGCCGCGGCCGGGCTGGTCACGCTGAGCACTATCGGTCAGACGGTGCGGCCGCTCGCCCCGGTCTCGCTGCTCGCGCCGCGCCGGCCGGGCGACGGGCCGCAGGGCGTGCCGGTGAACAAGACGGCGGCCGGCGCCGGGGTCCGCGACGCCGCGCTCGACCCCGGGTACCGGCTGACCGTGGCCGCCCCCGGCCGGACCGTCGAGCTGAGCCTGGCCGACCTCGCCGCCCTGCCGCAGCACACCACGGTTCTCGCCGTCGCCTGCGTGGAGGGCTGGAGCTCGACCGGCACCTGGACCGGCGTCCGGCTGCGCGACCTGGTCGCCCTGGTCGGCGCGGACCCGGCGGCGTGCATCGTCCAGGTCGAGTCGTTGCAGGCCGGCGGCCGGTACCGGAGCTCCGAGGTGGCCACGCCGCACCTCACCGACGAGCGGACCCTGGTCGCGCTCCGGCTCGGCGGCGAACCCCTGGCGCTCGACCACGGCTACCCGGCCCGGCTGATCGCGCCGAACCGGCCCGGCGTGCTG
- a CDS encoding methyltransferase domain-containing protein, producing MTAPAVVCPAALAIYDRALTRAAAGARSPLILRGDSGRETRVDAGAWCDDHRPGDTGLLDRCRGATLDVGCGPGRLTAALLRLGRAALGIDVSAAAVRLARARGATALRRDVFAPLPGQGRWEHLLLADGNLGIGGDPAALLRRCRELLARTGRAHVEVEPPGGGSWAGVATLHAGRDQPGAPLRWAQVAADDLDALARSAGLRTEATWTEEGRWFATLRPGSDGP from the coding sequence GTGACCGCGCCGGCCGTGGTCTGCCCGGCGGCGCTGGCCATCTACGACCGGGCGCTGACCCGCGCGGCGGCCGGGGCCCGGAGCCCGCTGATCCTGCGCGGCGACAGCGGCCGGGAGACCCGGGTCGACGCCGGCGCCTGGTGCGACGACCACCGGCCCGGCGACACCGGCCTGCTGGACCGGTGCCGGGGCGCCACCCTGGACGTCGGCTGCGGGCCGGGCCGGCTCACCGCCGCGCTGCTGCGCCTCGGCCGGGCCGCGCTCGGCATCGACGTCAGCGCGGCGGCGGTCCGGCTGGCCCGGGCGCGCGGCGCGACCGCGCTGCGCCGGGACGTGTTCGCGCCGCTGCCCGGGCAGGGCCGGTGGGAACACCTGCTGCTCGCCGACGGCAACCTCGGCATCGGCGGCGACCCGGCCGCGCTGCTGCGCCGCTGCCGGGAACTGCTCGCCCGGACCGGCCGGGCGCACGTCGAGGTGGAACCGCCCGGCGGCGGCAGCTGGGCGGGCGTCGCCACCCTGCACGCCGGCCGCGACCAGCCGGGCGCGCCGCTGCGCTGGGCGCAGGTGGCCGCCGACGACCTGGACGCCCTGGCGCGGTCGGCGGGCCTGCGCACCGAAGCGACCTGGACCGAGGAGGGACGATGGTTCGCCACCCTGCGACCCGGCTCCGACGGGCCCTGA